A stretch of DNA from Halobacillus litoralis:
ATGATAATATAAGAGTTCTAATACTATACTGAGGGGGTGCACATATGATAGGGGCGCTGATCATTGTCCTGTTAGGTGGACTCATCGTGTTGGGTTATATGTATTTTTTGTCAGAGAACGATCATTTACAAGAAAAGCAATTGCCCTGTAAAGGTTTGGATGCGTATCAAAGGGTACAACTACTATTCATAAGTGATATACATAATCGAATATTAAATGAAGCGACGTTCAAAAAAATAAACACCGTCGATATTGTAGTGATCGGTGGGGATTTTGTAGATAAACGGACATCTTATGAACGTTTCATGCACAACCTATCCATATTAAAACAATGGGGCGCACCGGTTTATTTCGTTCCAGGTAATAACGATCATGAGTGGAAATATGGATCATTCTTGGATGACTTGATTAAAGAAGAAGTCACCCCCCTTTCAAATGAGGATGAGTATGTAGAGTTACCAAACGGAACGGCCGTTGTATTGAGTGCTCTAGATCCCTATTTCATGAAACCTAACCGAAATGCTTCTTACTTAGAGGATCAAAATTGTTTGCAGATCCTTTGCGTACATGACCCTTATGTATTTAAACGAATGAACCAAGGGTCCAAGGAAAGGTTTGATATGGTTTTGAGTGGACACACACATGGGGGACAAATCCGGTTGTTAGGCTTCGGACCTTATGAACGGGGCGGGTGGCAGATCAATGAAAACCAATCTTTTCTCGTAAGTGAGGGATATGGAACATCCTTATTGCCACTACGTCTAGGAACACAAGCAGAATGCCACTGGATTGAATTAACCCCCAAAAATTAAATCAACCTCCTAAACATATAAAGAGAATATTGAAATTTTACACACATTCTTGACATCCTATATAATAAAGGAAAATGGACGGGTGGAGGCAGACTTATGGCGACAACGAAAGCAAAATACAACATTAAAGCTGTGTCACAGTTATTGGGAATTCAGCCGGGTACGCTCCGTGCCTGGGAAAGAAGATATAAAATGATTCGCCCATCAAGAAATGAGGCTGGCCATCGTCTCTACACCGATGATCATGTCCGAATTTTAAAATGGCTAATGGAAAAAGTGAACAAGGGATTTACTATATCGCAGGCTGTATCTTTGTTAGAAAGTAACGAAGATGCGCTGTCGAAACCGGATCACTCTGAACACAAAAATGAGCTGGATAAAATTGGAGATGATCTGCTTAACAGCCTGCTCTCATTCAATGAGAACGATGCTCAGCGTCATCTGGATCATGCGTTTAGTTTATTTACACCAGAAACAGTTGCTATTGATATTATTGGTCCTATTCTTGTAAAAGTCGGTGATTTATGGGAGGAAAACCGGATCACGAGTGCTCATGAGCATTTTGCCAGCCAATTTATTCGTTCAAGGATAGGTATGATGCTGTTGTCTATTCCAGTGGATGGAATGCTGCCAAAAGCTCTGCTTGTGTGTGGCCCTAATGAACGGCATGAATTAGGGCTGCTCATCTTTGCTCTGTTCTTGAAACGTAAAGGATATGACGTCATTTATCTCGGCCAAAGTATCGCTGGTGGAGATATAGATATTGTCATTGATGAGATTGAACCGATGTACATGTTTATGTCCTGTACGCTCAAAAAAAATATTCCCATTACGGTAAGGCTCGCAGAATCGTTACAAAAACAATACCCTGACTTGAAAATTGGTCTTGGTGGATATGCTTATGACCGCCTTTCTGAGCTCGATAAAAAACGTATCCAGCCATTTATTGTAGGGAATTCAAAAAAAGCATGGGAACGTTGGTTACAAGCGACCTAGTGTTTGTTTCTATAATTAATTTTTAATTTGAAACTGAATAAACGCTTAATAATGGAACGGAACCTTGTTAAAAGGGTCCGTTCCATTATTAACATTGGAAGGATGCCGGTATGTTTGCGCCTTTCTGAGATTACTGTCCGACCAGTTGAAGACTTAAGGGTGGTGTATAAGCAAGTTAGCTTATGAACCTTTTGAGAGGATGGTTCATTTACATAACCATTGAAGGGGAGCGGGAAAATGTTTGCCCACGCCCAAATCGTTAGATATAATTTGAAAAAAGGTGCCATAATCGCATCAGTCATCATAAGATATAGATAACACATCGTGACAGGGGGGCGATCATGTGCGAGTGGAAAGAATGACAAATGAGAAATTTAAGATTTTCCTTACGTTTGATGATCTGATGGATCGGGGATTGTCTCGTGAGGAGCTTTGGAGTGATTTACCTAGAGTGCATCGCATTTTCAGCGATATGATGTATGATGCAGGCATAGAACTAGGTGTGGAACTGTCAGGTGTCCTGTTGGTGCAGGTATATCTCCTGCAAGCGCAAGGCATGTTAGTCGTCGTAACGAAAACAGAGCCCGCCGATATAGAAGACGATGAAGATTACATTGAAATGAAGGTCACTTTGGATGAAAGTAAAGAAATGATGTTCTCCTTTGAAGACTTCGAACATGTCATCCGAGCAGGGCACCAACTTTATCAGCTGGATGTAACCGGGGGCAGTGTTTTCTTTTATCATGAATCCTATTATATGCTTCTTGAAGATGAAGATATCTTTCATTTAGATCAAGATCAAGTCATTGCGTTAATGTCTGAGTTCGCTTCCGCTACAGCAGCAACATCGCACCGCTTGATTGAATATGGAAAACAAATCATGGACAAAGATGCATGTCGAACCATCTATAAACATTTTTCATAAACTGCAAGAGCGACGCTTCATAAGAGTCGTTCTTTTTTTATGACTTAAGATGTCACTGACTCATACTTGTCTCGAAACTTTGTCACACAATCTGGACAAATGTTGGAGTTAGAGGCTTAGAATTTATAGAGGATTAAAAATTGTCCGGAGCTTTATTTTTAAATAGAAGCTTGAAAGGGAACATGTTAAGATAAGAGTTGGTGTAAGTTAATTATTATTTAGTGGTCTATGAAATGGAGTGTAACAAATGAAGATTGCGGTTTTATATGGTGGTACATCAGGGGAACGAGAAGTTTCTCTCTCAACTGGAAAGGGAATCATTAAAGCATTGGAGAACAAGGGACACGATGTTACGCCGATCGACTTTTCTCCTGAAAAAATGGAAGAAGTACTGAAGTTGGATGTGGACTTGGTTTTCATCGGGCTGCATGGACGTTTTGGTGAAGACGGAAAGATTCAGGGGCTTTTAGATATGCTCGGCATACCTTATGTCGGTTCAGGAGTTTTAGCTTCAGCCCTGGCCATGGACAAAGCTAAATCCAAGCAAATCTTTTCCTTGAATGGTTTACACACAGCGAAAAGTGAAGTGTTTGATGTTACAGACCACGGTCAATTCTCCGTGATTGAAGATGAAATCAAACAGACGTTCACTCTCCCATTCGTCATAAAACCGAATCAAGAAGGTTCTACTTTAGGTTTAACTATCGTCAAAAAGGAACAGGATATACGCCAGGCGATCGAAATGGCTGCACATTCTGACTCTATGATTCTAGTTGAAGATTACGTTAAAGGCAGAGAAGTAACCGTACCTGTAATGGGGTATAAAGGAAAAGAACAGGCTCTTCCTGTAATAGAGATCATTCCTAAGAATGATTATTATGATTTTGATTCAAAATATAAACCAGGAGGCAGTGAACATATCGTACCGGCCCAAGTGAGTGAAAAGTTGACAGCTCAACTGCAACAAGACGCCGTCTTGGCTCATCAGCTGCTTGGTTGTGATGTTTATTCGCGTGTTGACTTCATTATTAATGAGAATGAAGAACCGGTCATTTTAGAAGTGAATACCTTGCCGGGAATGACACCAACGAGCCTTTTCCCTGATTCTGCTCAGGCAATCGGCTTAAGTTATGACGACCTTATCCAAAAATTCGTAGAGCTATCGTAATAGAATAAAGCCACACAAGTGTAAACGTTTACAATTTTTCTTTGAAAACGGTTAGAAAAAGCCGCATTCAGCTTTCCTAATTAGTAGTGAACGTGTATACTAATCACTGAAGAACGAGCCCTAATCGAATGGATTGATATAGGAGGTAAATGGATGGTAGCCGATAAGCCAACAGATTCTGCAAACCAAAATAACGATAAACTTGATGTGTTAAAGTCCACTCAGACGGTGGTTAAAAAAGCACTAGATAAATTAGGTTATCCTAATGAAGTATATGAGTTGATGAAAGAACCTGTAAGAATGATGACGGTAAGAATTCCTGTTCGTATGGATAATGATCAGATTAAGATCTTCACAGGCTATCGTGCCCAGCATAATGATGCGGTTGGTCCAACTAAAGGAGGCGTCCGTTTCCACCCGAACGTTTCTGAAAAAGAAGTAAAAGCGCTCTCTATTTGGATGAGTCTCAAAGCAGGAATCGTTGATCTTCCCTATGGAGGAGGTAAAGGGGGAATCGTATGTGATCCACGCGAAATGTCCTTCCGTGAACTTGAAGGAGTCAGTCGTGGGTATGTGCGTGCCATCAGTCAGATTGTAGGCCCTACAAAAGACATTCCTGCACCAGACGTGTTTACTAACTCTCAAATTATGGCTTGGATGATGGATGAATACAGCCGGATTGACGAATTCAACAATCCTGGATTCATCACAGGGAAGCCCCTGGTTCTTGGTGGTTCACATGGCCGTGAAACAGCCACAGCCAAAGGTGTGACCATATGTATAGAAGAAGCGGCCAAGAAAAAAGGAATCAACGTAGAAGGGGCAAGAGTCGTGGTCCGGGGCTTCGGTAATGCAGGAAGTTTCATGGCGAAATTCATGCATGACCGCGGGGCGAAAGTGATAGGGATTTCAGACGCCTACGGTGGACTTCACGATCCAGATGGACTGGATATTGACTACTTATTAGATCGCCGTGACAGCTTTGGTACAGTCACAAATCTATTCAAAAATACCATTTCAAATGAACAGTTATTGGAGCTTGATTGTGACATTCTCGTACCCGCAGCGATCGAGAATCAGATTACGGAAGATAATGCCCATAACATAAAAGCAACCATCGTTGTAGAAGCAGCCAATGGTCCTACGACATTGGATGCCACAAGAATCCTTTCTGAACGTGGAATTCTACTTGTCCCTGACGTGTTAGCTTCCTCAGGCGGAGTGACTGTATCCTATTTCGAATGGGTCCAAAACAACCAGGGATATTATTGGACAGAAGAAGAAGTGGAAGAAAAGCTTCATAAAGTCATTGTTAAAGGCTTTGATAACGTTTATCGTACGGCTGAGACGCGTCGTGTAGATATGCGACTTGCCGCTTATATGGTCGGGGTTAGAAAAATGGCGGAAGCTTCGAGATTCCGTGGATGGATCTAACTTGATTCTAATAATGCAATCTCCTATCATGGTTATGGTAGGAGATTCATTTTTTATGAAAAGATAATTCTCCATGATAGGTACTTCTCCCAAAATATGAGCATACTCGGTATTTTACACATAACCAGTAAATGTATAGAGCACTATTTGGGAATTTGTAACATGGAAACCATACCAGAATGATATAGGATTGAATTAAAGGATTGACCTGTATTGGGAATGAAAGAGGAGTGTTGGTCGTGCAAGAAGAAAAAGTCATTATCATCGGTGGTGGACCATGCGGAATGAGTGCAGCCATCGAATTGCAAAAAGAAGGAATAGAACCACTCATTATAGAAAAAGGAAACATCGTCAATTCAATTTATCACTATCCTACACACCAGACGTTTTTCAGTTCGAGTGAAAAGTTAGAGATAGGGAACATCCCCTTCATTACAGAGCGCCAAAAGCCAGTACGCAATGAAGCATTGGCCTATTACAGAGCAGTCGCAGGAAGAGAAAACCTCCGAGTGAATACGTATGAAAAAGTAACGGAGGTAGAACGCAATGAGGATGGGTTCATCATCCATTCAGAAACAAGAGACGGACAAGGAAAGAGTTACCGTGCGAGCCAAATCATTATTGCTACTGGGTATTACGATCAACCGAACTATATGAATGTTAAAGGTGAAGAGTTACCGAAAGTGAAGCACTATTTTAAAGAAGGGCATCCGTATTACAAGAAAAACGTTGTAATTGTTGGGGGCAAGAATTCCGCAGCCGATGCGGCGTTGGAATTAGAAAAATCAGGAGCTCACATTACCGTTCTTTACCGTGGTGAAGATTACTCGAAAAGTATAAAGCCATGGATTCTCCCACAATTCGAAGCATTGGTCAGAAAAGGCATCATAGACATGGAATTTTGTGCGAACGTTAAAGAAATTACCAAAGATGAAGTTGTCTATGAATGTCATGGCGAGGTAAAGAGAATTGAAAATGATTTCGTGTTTGCTATGACTGGATACCGTCCTGATCATGACTTTCTCACTAAAATGGGAGTAGAAATGGATGAAGATACAGGTAGACCTTCATTTGATGAGGATACAATGGAGACGAATGTCGAGGGGATTTATATCGCAGGTGTAATCGCAGCTGGATATAACAACAATGAAATCTTTATTGAAAATGGTCGTCATCATGGAGGGAAAATAGCAAAAGCCGTTACAACTAAATAAACCCTAGAAAGCCTGGAGTCCATGGACTCCAGGCTTTTATTTAGGCACGATCATTGAATCATCGATTTCCTCAGCTGAACATATGTTCCAGTTCCGTCATGTTTGTGGTCATTTCAAGTGCGACCATCAGTTTAATGCGAGCTTTTGGACCAGTAAGACCATTCGCAAAAATAATTCCCATTTCTTTCAGCTGACGACCACCACCTGGATAACCGTATGTATCCTGGACAATTCCTTGATAGCATCGCGAGACCAGCACAATAGGAATGGCATCACCAAGAGTACGCTGTAAAGCATCAACCGTTTCTGGTGGTAGATTCCCTTGTCCTAAAGCCTCGATGACAAGTCCATCCACTTGGCTTTCCCGAACGGCATCAATCAAAGTCCCATCCATGCCTGCGTAAGCTTTGATGAGTGCCACTTGCTTTCCTATATCTTGAATAGGATAAGAATCACGACGTGTCATTTTATGATGGAAAAAGACTTCCGTTTTTGTAGTAATCCCAACTGGACCATATTGGGGGCTTTGGAATGTCGCTACATTACTCGTACTTGTTTTAGTTACGTTCTTAGCTGTATGAATTTCATCATTCATGACAACAAGTACACCTTTGTCCTGCGCTTCGTCACAATTGGCTACCCTGATCGCGCTTAATAAGTTATACAGACCATCTGATCCAATTTCATTACTTGAACGCATAGCGCCGGTGACGACTACGGGTTTTCTCGTCTGCAAAAACAGATCCAAGAAATATGCGGTTTCTTCTAACGTATCTGTACCATGAGTGATCACGATGCCGTCATAATTTTTTCTGGACATTTTCTCATGGATGGACCGCCCGAGTTTCAGCATGTGATCCGGTCGGATATGCGGGGAAGGGAGGTAGAACAAAATTTCGTCTTCTATGACCGTGTTCCCTTTCAGCATGGTGGAGATCTCATCCAAAGGATGCTTGGATGACGTGTTCACTTCACCTGTCTCTTTGTTTTCCTTCATAGATATTGTGCCACCCGTGTGGATGACTAGTATACGCTTCATACTTACACCATCTTCCATTTAAATGTTCCTTTTCTCATACCTTCATGATACGATGAAACGTAGGTGAAAGAAAGAGAGAGGGTTGAGAAATATGGCCATTTTGACTGCCGCTATATCTCCTGCCGTGGCCATCATGACATTTATATACTTAAGTAAACGGATCGAATTAGAACCCCTTCCGTTAATTATCCGTATGTTCATCATAGGCGTAATCATGGTTTTTCCTATCATGTTCATTCAATATGCTTTCGAAACTGAAAACGTATTTCATTCCTCATTCCTGAAATCTTTTTTCCTCGCTGGATTGCTTGAAGAATTCTTCAAATGGTTCTTTTTGTTATTCGTGGCGTATCGTCACTCTGATTTTGATCATCATTATGATGGGATCATATACGGGGTGGCCATCAGTTTAGGATTTGCAACGATAGAGAACATCATCTATATCTTTCAAAACGGAATTGAAATTGCCATATTACGTGCTGTTTTTCCAGTTTCATCACACGCCCTTTTTGGTATCATAATGGGATTTTACATGGGAAAAGCCAAGTTCAGAACGAAACGTTCGAACTGGTGTCTAGCGTTAGGTCTGGCTATTCCCGTCGGATTACACGTCATGTATGACTATATAATTACCGTGAAAGAAATGACATGGATGTACTGGATTACCCCTTTTATGATTATTTTGTGGCTTATCGGGTTTCGTAAGATCAAAATAGCGAATCAGCATCATGAAAAATTATTAAAACCATGAAGAACAGCCATCGAGCTGTTCTTTT
This window harbors:
- a CDS encoding asparaginase; the encoded protein is MKRILVIHTGGTISMKENKETGEVNTSSKHPLDEISTMLKGNTVIEDEILFYLPSPHIRPDHMLKLGRSIHEKMSRKNYDGIVITHGTDTLEETAYFLDLFLQTRKPVVVTGAMRSSNEIGSDGLYNLLSAIRVANCDEAQDKGVLVVMNDEIHTAKNVTKTSTSNVATFQSPQYGPVGITTKTEVFFHHKMTRRDSYPIQDIGKQVALIKAYAGMDGTLIDAVRESQVDGLVIEALGQGNLPPETVDALQRTLGDAIPIVLVSRCYQGIVQDTYGYPGGGRQLKEMGIIFANGLTGPKARIKLMVALEMTTNMTELEHMFS
- the prsW gene encoding glutamic-type intramembrane protease PrsW — encoded protein: MAILTAAISPAVAIMTFIYLSKRIELEPLPLIIRMFIIGVIMVFPIMFIQYAFETENVFHSSFLKSFFLAGLLEEFFKWFFLLFVAYRHSDFDHHYDGIIYGVAISLGFATIENIIYIFQNGIEIAILRAVFPVSSHALFGIIMGFYMGKAKFRTKRSNWCLALGLAIPVGLHVMYDYIITVKEMTWMYWITPFMIILWLIGFRKIKIANQHHEKLLKP
- a CDS encoding genetic competence negative regulator, giving the protein MRVERMTNEKFKIFLTFDDLMDRGLSREELWSDLPRVHRIFSDMMYDAGIELGVELSGVLLVQVYLLQAQGMLVVVTKTEPADIEDDEDYIEMKVTLDESKEMMFSFEDFEHVIRAGHQLYQLDVTGGSVFFYHESYYMLLEDEDIFHLDQDQVIALMSEFASATAATSHRLIEYGKQIMDKDACRTIYKHFS
- a CDS encoding metallophosphoesterase; amino-acid sequence: MIGALIIVLLGGLIVLGYMYFLSENDHLQEKQLPCKGLDAYQRVQLLFISDIHNRILNEATFKKINTVDIVVIGGDFVDKRTSYERFMHNLSILKQWGAPVYFVPGNNDHEWKYGSFLDDLIKEEVTPLSNEDEYVELPNGTAVVLSALDPYFMKPNRNASYLEDQNCLQILCVHDPYVFKRMNQGSKERFDMVLSGHTHGGQIRLLGFGPYERGGWQINENQSFLVSEGYGTSLLPLRLGTQAECHWIELTPKN
- a CDS encoding D-alanine--D-alanine ligase → MKIAVLYGGTSGEREVSLSTGKGIIKALENKGHDVTPIDFSPEKMEEVLKLDVDLVFIGLHGRFGEDGKIQGLLDMLGIPYVGSGVLASALAMDKAKSKQIFSLNGLHTAKSEVFDVTDHGQFSVIEDEIKQTFTLPFVIKPNQEGSTLGLTIVKKEQDIRQAIEMAAHSDSMILVEDYVKGREVTVPVMGYKGKEQALPVIEIIPKNDYYDFDSKYKPGGSEHIVPAQVSEKLTAQLQQDAVLAHQLLGCDVYSRVDFIINENEEPVILEVNTLPGMTPTSLFPDSAQAIGLSYDDLIQKFVELS
- a CDS encoding MerR family transcriptional regulator encodes the protein MATTKAKYNIKAVSQLLGIQPGTLRAWERRYKMIRPSRNEAGHRLYTDDHVRILKWLMEKVNKGFTISQAVSLLESNEDALSKPDHSEHKNELDKIGDDLLNSLLSFNENDAQRHLDHAFSLFTPETVAIDIIGPILVKVGDLWEENRITSAHEHFASQFIRSRIGMMLLSIPVDGMLPKALLVCGPNERHELGLLIFALFLKRKGYDVIYLGQSIAGGDIDIVIDEIEPMYMFMSCTLKKNIPITVRLAESLQKQYPDLKIGLGGYAYDRLSELDKKRIQPFIVGNSKKAWERWLQAT
- a CDS encoding YpdA family putative bacillithiol disulfide reductase, whose amino-acid sequence is MQEEKVIIIGGGPCGMSAAIELQKEGIEPLIIEKGNIVNSIYHYPTHQTFFSSSEKLEIGNIPFITERQKPVRNEALAYYRAVAGRENLRVNTYEKVTEVERNEDGFIIHSETRDGQGKSYRASQIIIATGYYDQPNYMNVKGEELPKVKHYFKEGHPYYKKNVVIVGGKNSAADAALELEKSGAHITVLYRGEDYSKSIKPWILPQFEALVRKGIIDMEFCANVKEITKDEVVYECHGEVKRIENDFVFAMTGYRPDHDFLTKMGVEMDEDTGRPSFDEDTMETNVEGIYIAGVIAAGYNNNEIFIENGRHHGGKIAKAVTTK
- a CDS encoding Glu/Leu/Phe/Val family dehydrogenase, whose product is MVADKPTDSANQNNDKLDVLKSTQTVVKKALDKLGYPNEVYELMKEPVRMMTVRIPVRMDNDQIKIFTGYRAQHNDAVGPTKGGVRFHPNVSEKEVKALSIWMSLKAGIVDLPYGGGKGGIVCDPREMSFRELEGVSRGYVRAISQIVGPTKDIPAPDVFTNSQIMAWMMDEYSRIDEFNNPGFITGKPLVLGGSHGRETATAKGVTICIEEAAKKKGINVEGARVVVRGFGNAGSFMAKFMHDRGAKVIGISDAYGGLHDPDGLDIDYLLDRRDSFGTVTNLFKNTISNEQLLELDCDILVPAAIENQITEDNAHNIKATIVVEAANGPTTLDATRILSERGILLVPDVLASSGGVTVSYFEWVQNNQGYYWTEEEVEEKLHKVIVKGFDNVYRTAETRRVDMRLAAYMVGVRKMAEASRFRGWI